The sequence atataaatgtattaatatatatatatatatatatatatatattttatacaatttATGATACCAGTTAAATggtttatttattctttattctttattatttattctttattctttattatttattctttattctttattatttattatttatttttttttttttttttttttttttttttatgcttGTATGCTAATTGTATTTTTGGGATAGTCCTTATGTTTATTCATGTGGTCATCTATATACTCAGATATTTTATCGACCATTTCGCTAGTCGTTGCATTTTTTCCAAAAAAATCAAGAAAATTACCATTCGTATCTAATAAGTAATGGATTATGGAATGATCAAttagataattataattataattattatttttagatATAGATTCGTTTTCTTTTGAATAATTTACATCTGtaacattttcattataataaacGCGAAATAATTTAGCAACGTgttttattaattcttttgTACCAGTCAATCCAATTAATTTCGGACTAAACGatttacaataataattaatttgtGCAACCGTATCTCTTTGTGGATCCacagatataaatataggtGTTATTATAtctccatattttttatgtatctTTTCTATTACTATAGTTTGCTTTTCTAATTCTTGTGGACATATATCAGGACAATATGTAAAaccaaaataaattaaacagaatttatttttaaaagatttatTTGTAACAATATTACCATGATGATTTATTAAAGTAAAATCACCACCTATTAATGGTTTTCCTATACTTTCCATTGTAGTTTTTCCaaaacctttttttttatttttctcattttgtaataaatataaatataaatataatgctGGTATCGTTAATGATAAATTAATACCTAAACATTTCcatgttaaaaatatatttttctttttcgacttttttttattatcattttcatccTCAACTTTTTTACTCATACTACTATAATCATTTCTTATAAaacttttataaaatatattttccctttttttataatttctacTAGTATCATAAacaatatttcttatattcaataatacattaaaattgttatatccatttttttttttattacatattttgtTTAAGCTATTTAAAAGCACCTTATTCATTTTTGAAATAATGAAACagcaaaaaaacaaaaataacgTAAACAATTATGatgtacataaaatatatatatatatatatatatatatatattatttatatattattcacatttacatttatttatttatatcttcctATTTTATacgataaaataaattcgatttaaataaaatatacgtTAAATTAAATTCTTATATCTTAACATTTCGACATACATTTATTAattgattttattttatttattttgttatatccatataaataaacGTATCGCACatgagtttttttttttttttttttttttttttatataatactttttaatagtgaaacacatacatattttttaccattttaaatatatatatggtgtACCATTTTgggttaatatattttttgtaattatatattaatatatacataataaatataaattaatattatatatatatatatatatatatatataaataattggAGTGTCCTATTTTGAAGCTATGTCCTTTGGAATACAGCactttacaaaaaaaaaattattttataataaatggaaaaaaaagaacagaacaaaataatacatatttatatttaataccaaaaaaaaaagaaaaaaaaaagaaaaagaaaaaaaaaaaactcctatatatatattataaacgaATTACAtcctaatttttttttttttcttctttttaaatataataattatttatatgccatatttatttattatacatatatatatatatatatatatatatatattacattaaaaaattaaaaaaaagtaatatattaaataatatgttcgtattttttttatttatgtttgtatttttatttttttgtataatctatgaaaagaaataattacctatataatatattatataatatatatatatatatatagtctaaataaaaaaatacatataaaatatatatacagtatcaaaaaaatgtaatgtataaaaaataaaatattgggggtagagaaatatttttataagggTTAAATAATAGGcctattttgtttttatatacattatggcttaaaagaa is a genomic window of Plasmodium falciparum 3D7 genome assembly, chromosome: 7 containing:
- a CDS encoding protein SCO1, putative, whose protein sequence is MNKVLLNSLNKICNKKKNGYNNFNVLLNIRNIVYDTSRNYKKRENIFYKSFIRNDYSSMSKKVEDENDNKKKSKKKNIFLTWKCLGINLSLTIPALYLYLYLLQNEKNKKKGFGKTTMESIGKPLIGGDFTLINHHGNIVTNKSFKNKFCLIYFGFTYCPDICPQELEKQTIVIEKIHKKYGDIITPIFISVDPQRDTVAQINYYCKSFSPKLIGLTGTKELIKHVAKLFRVYYNENVTDVNYSKENESISKNNNYNYNYLIDHSIIHYLLDTNGNFLDFFGKNATTSEMVDKISEYIDDHMNKHKDYPKNTISIQA